In one window of Haemophilus parainfluenzae DNA:
- the ftnA gene encoding non-heme ferritin: MLNKAIADKLNEQINLEFYSSNVYLQMSSWCSKHGYEGAAAFLLRHADEELEHMQKLFQYVNETSGMPLLGKIDAPKNDYKSLKEVFETTLEHEKLVTSKINELVEVTFANKDYSTFNFLQWYVAEQHEEEKLFNSIIDKFNLLGEDGRSLYFIDRDLATL, from the coding sequence ATGCTTAATAAAGCAATCGCAGATAAGTTAAATGAACAAATCAATTTAGAGTTCTACTCTTCTAATGTTTATTTACAGATGAGTTCTTGGTGTAGTAAACACGGTTACGAAGGTGCTGCAGCATTTTTACTTCGTCATGCTGATGAAGAATTAGAACATATGCAAAAATTATTCCAATACGTAAATGAAACTAGTGGCATGCCACTTTTAGGTAAAATTGATGCACCTAAAAATGACTATAAATCACTTAAAGAAGTATTTGAAACCACACTTGAACATGAAAAACTCGTTACTTCTAAAATTAATGAATTAGTTGAAGTAACTTTTGCAAACAAAGACTATTCTACTTTTAACTTCTTACAATGGTATGTGGCTGAACAACACGAAGAGGAAAAATTATTCAATAGCATTATTGATAAATTTAACTTGCTGGGTGAAGACGGTCGTTCGCTTTACTTTATCGATCGTGATTTAGCAACATTATAA
- the ftnA gene encoding non-heme ferritin: MLSANVIKLLNDQMNLEFYSSNLYLQMSAWCEQNGFEGAAKFLSAHAAEEMQHMRKLFTYLNETGALAVITAIEAPAHEYKSLKEIIELTYEHEKLITSKINELVGKTFEEKDYSAFNFLQWYVAEQHEEEKLFSGILDKLNLLGEDGKGLFLIDKDLGNLAGQTA, translated from the coding sequence ATGTTATCAGCAAACGTAATCAAATTATTAAATGATCAAATGAACCTTGAGTTCTACTCTTCAAACCTTTACTTACAAATGAGTGCATGGTGCGAACAAAATGGTTTTGAAGGTGCAGCTAAATTCTTATCAGCTCACGCTGCAGAAGAAATGCAACACATGCGTAAATTATTCACTTATTTAAATGAAACTGGTGCATTAGCGGTAATCACTGCAATTGAAGCACCTGCGCATGAGTACAAATCATTAAAAGAAATCATTGAATTAACTTATGAACACGAAAAATTGATCACAAGTAAAATCAATGAATTAGTGGGTAAAACTTTTGAAGAAAAAGACTACTCTGCATTCAATTTCTTACAATGGTATGTTGCAGAACAACACGAAGAAGAGAAATTATTCAGCGGTATTTTAGACAAATTAAATCTTCTTGGCGAAGATGGCAAAGGCTTATTCTTAATCGATAAAGATTTAGGTAACCTTGCTGGTCAAACCGCTTAA
- a CDS encoding tyrosine-type recombinase/integrase: MATVRKRGEKWRVEVYRDGIRKSKTCSTKTEAVLWGAEEEKKIELQAKGLLPETLFSDVIKRYLNEITPTKRGEKHEFNRLTRFLRHPITDKYISDVTRQDLELWIKERLETVKGESVRRELSTIGHIFKVAQERWGYIQSSSMVGLQQPKASKPRTQRFNQEDIDQIVNISGYNESSKTAKARTGAALLFAIETAMRAGEICGLTWDNVSIERKTAYLPMTKNGSSRTVPLSKNAVRILERLRDEIEQGETCFQVKSNILDATFRKLKKAVNRDELHFHDTRREALTRLAKKVDVMTLAKISGHKDIRILQNVYYAPNMEEVAELLD; encoded by the coding sequence ATGGCAACGGTTAGAAAACGTGGTGAGAAATGGCGTGTCGAAGTCTATCGAGACGGCATAAGAAAATCTAAAACCTGTTCTACAAAGACCGAGGCTGTCTTATGGGGAGCGGAAGAAGAAAAGAAGATAGAACTACAAGCTAAAGGATTACTGCCGGAAACACTATTCTCTGATGTAATTAAGCGATATTTGAATGAAATCACACCTACGAAACGAGGTGAAAAGCACGAATTCAACCGATTAACTCGCTTTCTACGCCATCCTATCACAGATAAGTATATATCTGATGTTACTCGCCAAGATTTAGAGCTTTGGATAAAGGAAAGACTGGAAACAGTAAAAGGCGAAAGTGTTCGTAGAGAGTTATCAACCATCGGACATATATTCAAGGTTGCACAGGAACGATGGGGATATATTCAATCCTCCTCTATGGTTGGGTTGCAACAACCAAAGGCAAGCAAGCCAAGAACTCAAAGATTTAATCAAGAAGATATTGACCAAATAGTCAATATTAGCGGATATAACGAGAGTTCAAAAACAGCTAAGGCGAGGACTGGAGCGGCATTATTGTTTGCGATTGAAACAGCCATGCGAGCTGGTGAGATATGTGGATTAACTTGGGATAATGTAAGCATAGAAAGAAAGACAGCTTATTTACCGATGACTAAAAACGGATCTTCTCGCACTGTTCCACTTTCAAAAAACGCAGTAAGAATACTGGAAAGATTGAGGGATGAAATAGAGCAAGGCGAGACTTGCTTTCAGGTGAAATCAAATATACTTGATGCAACATTTAGAAAGCTGAAGAAAGCAGTTAATCGAGATGAATTGCACTTCCACGACACAAGACGAGAGGCTTTAACTAGATTAGCGAAAAAAGTTGATGTGATGACTCTAGCGAAAATATCGGGGCATAAAGACATCAGAATTCTTCAAAATGTCTATTACGCCCCGAATATGGAAGAGGTTGCGGAACTTCTGGACTAA
- a CDS encoding phage tail protein, translating to MGKGGGGGGHTPVEAKESGRSKQLVKIVEVISEGEVYGLADGMKSIYFDKTPVQNKDGSYNFKNVQVEGRVGGQVQDLMAGFNTSEKEVGVGTVVKKNLPITRTVTDAKVSRLRLTIGVQSLFKQEDNGDTNGSSVNFIITIGKRTYPVSISGKYSSQYLQHHTFDNLPSVPFIVKIERTTDDSTTQRLQNNTIWSSYTEIIDTEFAYPNTALIGVKFDSEYFGNIPTRTYDLLGLKVKVPSNYDTRTRQYTGMWDGTFKVDWTDNPAWVLYDIVTNKRYGLGGRLGEFGADRWALYQAAQYCDQLVPDGFGGHEPRFTCNIWLTEQRSAYQVINDICSIFRAMPVWNGQQLTVVMDRPADPVWTYTNANVDESGFSYTFSARKSRHNAIQVEYADKDNSYEKTIEYVSDDESIRQNGLNIKKITAFGCTSRGQAHRTALWLLQTEKLETKTVTFTVGTEGLMHIPGDIIKVADTHYAGTNIGGRVLAVNGKTVTLDREITISGNSYLSYINSNAKHQNIKIISVNGAEVTLDQPPLGLELYGVWSLATQQVTSQLFKALSVKEESEGKYTIMALQHEPQKEAIVDNGAKFEPVGTTVLTVPQISNIAVAVNADGSVSVDSSVTGGNGIIKYDIRIYKGGVLYDVRLGQSSPNLNIDGLENGDYSVLIQVKNENGQLLSEKTQTFTINKPPAPTGVRTTGGLGNITLEWDWIDDVTYTEIFVSETDDIKTAKRLAKVNSRTYTHEVGAKQVRYYWLRHTRGVNIGPFNQLTGTRGESSVDIDAELEILNKKLSQNIADEVIDTALPARNLELIKTVSGLNTGRFIGHNQVYNAVDGKLYIWNGREYTTKVQASDLSGKVSKNQLDNVLIGEINSAKSTADTANSVAQQAKSETTSLSARIQSETNARGTAITQLQNVDKQNAQQIIALTAKANNAESAINEIKSAKANKNEVVGLAQSSLQAIWKNDAKAELDKLQVGGRNLIRDSGTPITSRAYVQRYAITEAPAVGDDVVVTLYGEVGADRTGVGVYNSRGYGELFRLKKVADGIYQGKGKWALANGGVNKGKWEDNTYLNLYFHPNTAKSNYTINKIKFERGTVATDWTLAPEDLGGVINEVYSELTTYKTAQATKEQAQAQQLNTLNSKISNVSAELTNYQKATAEKDKAQAQQITTLTSSVASAKAEVESVSRTVADVNGKLSATHTIKTQTISGGKTAIAGISLGTSQEESSVIVMADKFQVVPNASGTPKPIFKVQNGKAVVAGDLIADGEVTASKLAANSVTTGALQAGAVRAEHMAAGQITADKMAIGLGGNLLYNPIFANNAYGWRDFNARGGDWSNCPTTNAIGRGYNKNDYNPKGEQTEEWRLITIHGTQAQFNTLADRGSWVDICRQFVNVVAGKWYIVSSYVGGFHCAGQIIVEKYNGDENQYQGIVAETPIAGQIDVHNKPNNFIDAISGEFAKGLGENAKRIFVKFKAPDTGKILLVFRINRYAKNQTYGDFYLARPMLEECTEYTTQPSPWQNAGVTAIHGGSIVTKSITTQQMAANSITANEIAAGAVAAKHIAANSIGANHIATRSLTSDKLNVNSLSAISSDIGRINAGDITGVNIHGNNINGNNISGGTITGATINGNNINGNNISGGTISGTTVIGGSIKGSVIEGGTIRGARLEGATGKFTGALEVNQLIGGNLCEVFVANVDITNIDSRNSSISLYTAKLYINPSPVKRIVFIVNSDVSFIVNANERKEYYYSKTSRVTRPPEVFNLGGGNPKICVTAYAVSDARTIYQ from the coding sequence ATGGGTAAAGGTGGCGGTGGTGGCGGTCATACGCCAGTCGAGGCAAAAGAGAGCGGCAGAAGTAAGCAACTTGTCAAAATTGTTGAAGTAATTTCAGAGGGCGAAGTTTACGGTTTAGCCGATGGAATGAAGTCCATTTATTTTGACAAAACGCCAGTACAAAACAAAGACGGCTCTTATAATTTCAAAAATGTGCAGGTAGAAGGTCGAGTAGGTGGCCAAGTACAGGATTTAATGGCTGGGTTTAACACCTCAGAAAAAGAGGTAGGTGTTGGCACAGTAGTTAAAAAAAATCTACCGATTACAAGAACCGTGACAGATGCAAAAGTATCTCGATTACGTTTGACCATTGGTGTCCAATCGCTTTTTAAACAAGAGGATAATGGCGATACTAACGGATCATCGGTAAACTTTATTATTACTATTGGCAAAAGAACTTATCCTGTATCAATTAGTGGTAAGTATAGCTCCCAGTATTTGCAACATCATACTTTTGATAATCTGCCTAGCGTGCCATTTATTGTCAAAATCGAACGAACTACAGACGATAGCACAACACAGCGCCTACAAAATAATACCATTTGGTCTAGCTACACTGAGATTATTGATACCGAGTTTGCTTATCCAAACACGGCTTTAATCGGGGTTAAGTTTGACTCGGAATATTTTGGCAATATTCCAACTCGGACCTATGACTTACTAGGATTAAAAGTTAAAGTACCTAGCAATTATGATACCCGTACTCGTCAATATACTGGCATGTGGGATGGTACATTTAAGGTTGATTGGACGGATAATCCCGCTTGGGTGCTCTATGATATAGTGACGAATAAACGCTATGGATTGGGTGGGCGATTAGGTGAGTTTGGTGCAGATAGATGGGCATTATATCAAGCTGCTCAATATTGTGATCAATTAGTGCCAGATGGATTTGGTGGACATGAGCCAAGATTTACTTGCAATATTTGGCTAACAGAACAGCGCTCAGCTTACCAAGTTATTAATGACATCTGCTCAATTTTCAGAGCAATGCCAGTTTGGAATGGTCAGCAGCTCACAGTTGTCATGGATAGACCAGCAGATCCCGTTTGGACTTATACAAATGCCAATGTGGATGAGAGCGGGTTTAGTTATACATTTTCGGCTCGAAAATCCCGCCATAATGCAATTCAAGTTGAATACGCAGACAAAGATAATAGCTACGAAAAAACGATTGAATACGTTTCTGATGACGAGTCCATCCGTCAAAATGGATTAAACATTAAGAAAATCACGGCTTTTGGCTGTACATCAAGAGGGCAAGCGCACCGCACTGCCTTATGGTTGTTGCAAACAGAAAAATTAGAAACTAAAACCGTTACCTTTACTGTTGGCACGGAAGGGCTAATGCATATTCCTGGCGACATTATCAAAGTCGCTGATACACACTATGCAGGCACTAATATTGGTGGTCGAGTTTTAGCAGTCAATGGCAAAACCGTTACATTAGACCGAGAAATCACCATTAGCGGCAATAGTTACCTTAGCTATATCAATTCCAATGCTAAACATCAAAATATTAAGATTATCTCTGTAAATGGTGCAGAGGTAACACTCGATCAACCGCCACTAGGTTTGGAACTCTACGGTGTATGGTCTTTAGCTACTCAACAAGTAACAAGCCAATTATTTAAGGCACTATCTGTAAAAGAGGAGAGTGAAGGTAAGTACACCATTATGGCGTTACAACACGAGCCACAAAAAGAGGCTATTGTTGATAATGGCGCCAAGTTTGAGCCAGTAGGAACGACTGTACTTACAGTACCGCAAATTAGTAACATTGCGGTGGCAGTAAATGCAGATGGTAGCGTATCGGTCGATAGTAGCGTGACTGGCGGTAATGGCATCATAAAATACGATATCCGCATTTATAAAGGCGGGGTGCTATATGACGTGCGATTAGGACAATCGTCTCCCAATCTTAATATAGACGGTCTAGAAAATGGGGATTACAGCGTCCTTATCCAAGTTAAAAATGAGAATGGGCAGTTATTGAGTGAAAAAACTCAGACCTTTACCATCAATAAACCGCCGGCGCCAACAGGCGTAAGAACAACTGGCGGTCTAGGTAATATCACGCTTGAGTGGGATTGGATTGATGATGTAACTTATACCGAGATTTTTGTCAGCGAAACAGACGACATCAAGACCGCTAAACGATTAGCGAAAGTTAATTCACGGACTTACACGCACGAGGTCGGGGCTAAACAGGTTAGATACTACTGGTTAAGACACACTAGAGGTGTGAATATTGGCCCATTTAATCAGTTGACTGGTACTAGGGGCGAAAGCTCGGTTGATATTGATGCAGAGTTAGAGATTTTAAATAAAAAGCTTTCTCAAAATATCGCTGATGAAGTAATAGACACAGCGTTACCTGCTCGTAACCTTGAATTAATTAAAACCGTAAGCGGATTAAATACAGGTAGATTTATCGGTCACAACCAAGTTTACAATGCCGTAGATGGCAAGCTGTATATTTGGAATGGTCGAGAATACACAACCAAAGTCCAAGCTAGCGATTTAAGCGGAAAGGTAAGCAAGAATCAATTAGACAATGTTTTAATTGGTGAAATTAACTCAGCAAAATCAACCGCTGACACCGCTAATTCAGTGGCTCAACAAGCTAAGTCTGAAACAACATCTCTTTCTGCTCGAATCCAATCCGAGACTAATGCTCGTGGAACTGCAATCACGCAGTTGCAGAATGTTGATAAACAGAACGCTCAACAAATTATAGCTTTAACCGCAAAAGCTAATAATGCCGAAAGTGCGATTAATGAGATTAAATCCGCTAAAGCAAACAAAAACGAGGTGGTAGGTCTAGCTCAATCATCATTGCAAGCCATTTGGAAAAATGATGCAAAAGCAGAATTAGATAAATTGCAAGTTGGCGGACGAAACTTGATTAGAGATAGCGGTACACCTATCACAAGTAGAGCATACGTACAGCGCTACGCTATTACAGAAGCTCCAGCTGTTGGTGATGATGTGGTTGTTACGCTGTATGGCGAAGTTGGCGCAGATCGTACAGGGGTTGGCGTTTACAACTCACGAGGTTATGGTGAGCTTTTCCGCCTTAAGAAAGTGGCAGATGGTATTTATCAGGGTAAGGGTAAATGGGCGTTAGCTAATGGCGGTGTGAATAAGGGGAAGTGGGAAGATAACACATATTTAAACCTTTATTTTCATCCAAATACAGCTAAATCAAACTACACTATTAATAAAATCAAGTTTGAGCGTGGGACAGTCGCAACAGATTGGACACTCGCTCCCGAAGATCTAGGGGGTGTAATCAATGAGGTATATTCTGAGTTAACTACCTACAAAACAGCGCAAGCTACAAAAGAGCAAGCTCAAGCACAACAGCTCAACACGCTTAACAGCAAAATAAGCAATGTGTCAGCGGAATTAACCAATTATCAAAAAGCAACAGCCGAAAAAGACAAGGCTCAAGCGCAGCAAATCACGACTTTAACTAGCAGTGTAGCAAGTGCAAAAGCCGAAGTTGAGAGCGTTAGTCGAACAGTTGCAGATGTTAATGGCAAGTTATCTGCTACACACACAATCAAAACGCAGACTATTTCTGGTGGCAAGACTGCAATTGCGGGTATTTCGCTTGGTACAAGCCAGGAGGAAAGCTCCGTTATCGTAATGGCTGACAAGTTCCAAGTTGTACCTAATGCAAGCGGAACACCTAAGCCTATATTTAAGGTTCAGAACGGAAAAGCGGTAGTTGCTGGAGATTTAATCGCTGATGGCGAAGTGACCGCTTCTAAGTTAGCAGCAAACTCTGTTACTACTGGGGCGTTACAAGCTGGAGCGGTGCGAGCTGAACACATGGCAGCAGGGCAGATTACCGCTGACAAGATGGCAATCGGGCTCGGTGGCAATCTGCTTTACAACCCTATTTTTGCTAATAATGCTTACGGTTGGCGAGATTTTAACGCAAGAGGAGGTGACTGGAGTAACTGCCCGACAACAAATGCAATTGGGCGAGGTTATAATAAAAATGATTATAATCCTAAAGGGGAACAAACAGAAGAATGGCGCTTGATTACTATTCACGGCACCCAAGCCCAATTCAATACTCTAGCAGATAGAGGTTCTTGGGTTGATATTTGCCGTCAATTTGTAAATGTAGTAGCTGGTAAATGGTATATAGTAAGTTCTTATGTTGGTGGTTTTCACTGTGCAGGACAAATAATTGTTGAAAAATATAATGGTGATGAAAATCAATATCAAGGTATTGTTGCGGAAACACCTATTGCTGGACAAATTGATGTACATAATAAGCCTAATAATTTTATTGACGCTATTAGTGGTGAATTTGCGAAAGGACTAGGGGAAAATGCAAAACGAATTTTTGTTAAGTTTAAAGCACCCGATACAGGTAAAATTTTATTAGTATTTCGTATTAACAGATATGCTAAAAATCAAACATACGGTGATTTTTATTTAGCTCGCCCAATGCTTGAAGAATGTACCGAGTACACAACTCAACCTAGCCCATGGCAAAATGCAGGCGTAACAGCTATCCATGGTGGGTCGATTGTTACCAAATCAATCACTACTCAACAAATGGCGGCCAATAGTATTACTGCAAATGAGATTGCAGCAGGTGCGGTAGCAGCTAAACATATTGCAGCTAATAGTATCGGTGCAAATCATATTGCCACACGGTCATTAACCTCTGATAAGTTAAATGTGAATAGCCTTTCTGCTATCAGTTCTGATATTGGGAGAATTAACGCTGGCGATATTACTGGGGTTAATATTCACGGTAACAATATCAATGGTAATAATATCTCTGGTGGTACAATTACAGGTGCAACCATTAACGGTAATAATATCAATGGTAATAATATCTCTGGCGGTACAATCAGCGGTACAACCGTGATCGGTGGCTCTATTAAAGGTTCGGTAATTGAGGGTGGCACGATACGAGGAGCTAGATTAGAGGGGGCAACTGGTAAATTCACCGGAGCGCTTGAAGTTAATCAGTTGATTGGTGGTAATTTATGCGAAGTGTTTGTAGCCAATGTGGATATTACCAATATAGATTCAAGAAACAGTAGCATTTCTTTATATACAGCAAAGCTGTATATAAACCCATCACCAGTTAAACGCATTGTTTTTATCGTTAATTCTGACGTTAGCTTTATCGTCAATGCTAACGAACGAAAAGAATATTATTATTCAAAAACCTCCAGAGTCACACGTCCACCAGAGGTGTTTAACCTTGGTGGTGGAAATCCAAAAATCTGCGTAACAGCTTACGCAGTATCTGACGCAAGAACAATTTATCAATAA
- a CDS encoding tail assembly protein produces the protein MVNVRFYGSLKQFGSEFRLDCQTTAEIVQALTSQIPKLRQFIQQGLFTVRVGRDYFDNRYLEQGLSHKLKDDATVHFTPVLKGSKRGGLFGVIAGVAIIAGAIALGPLAGIISTNAAWIVGSVGAALLLGGVAQMLTKMPEMKMGTEKEKKQSTAFSNLSNMAAQGKPMPLAYGRIRVGSLIISQGVETMDTEI, from the coding sequence ATGGTCAACGTTAGATTTTACGGCAGCCTTAAACAGTTTGGATCTGAATTTAGGCTAGATTGCCAAACTACAGCAGAGATAGTCCAAGCCTTAACGAGCCAAATTCCTAAATTGCGTCAATTCATTCAGCAAGGACTATTTACCGTGCGAGTAGGGCGAGACTACTTTGATAATCGCTATCTCGAGCAAGGGCTGAGCCACAAGCTAAAAGATGATGCGACAGTCCATTTTACACCTGTTTTAAAAGGCTCAAAACGTGGCGGATTATTTGGTGTGATTGCAGGTGTCGCAATTATTGCTGGTGCAATCGCTTTAGGTCCGCTTGCTGGCATTATCAGTACCAATGCCGCTTGGATAGTTGGTTCTGTTGGGGCGGCTCTATTATTGGGTGGCGTTGCTCAAATGCTCACTAAAATGCCTGAGATGAAAATGGGCACTGAAAAAGAAAAGAAACAATCTACGGCATTTTCGAACCTGTCGAATATGGCAGCGCAGGGGAAACCTATGCCATTGGCGTATGGGAGAATAAGGGTAGGCTCTCTTATCATATCTCAGGGTGTAGAAACGATGGATACTGAAATTTAA
- a CDS encoding C40 family peptidase encodes MDGKLHNEIISYSKSKEPQESCGFVVLVGGEKVFIPCENASEDKENHFEISPEDYIAASEKGEVLALVHSHPQGEPKLSQADLQTQLYSQLDFWLVCDEKIHLFPKIPFLIGRDFKHGEMDCYTLFRDFYCLSSCNLPDFERDDYWWENGFNLYLDNMAKHGFEQVKEPQIGDVILINIGADVPNHAAIYVGHQMVLHHAPKRLSKRDLYDGYWLKHTHSIWRYNAWSTLDFTAALNSLDLNLG; translated from the coding sequence ATGGACGGAAAATTACATAACGAAATCATCAGTTATTCAAAATCAAAAGAACCACAGGAAAGCTGTGGTTTTGTTGTTTTAGTAGGTGGTGAAAAAGTCTTTATCCCTTGCGAAAACGCATCAGAAGATAAAGAAAATCACTTTGAAATATCGCCAGAAGATTACATTGCGGCAAGTGAGAAAGGTGAGGTTTTAGCCTTAGTCCACTCACACCCACAAGGCGAGCCAAAACTATCACAAGCAGATTTGCAAACACAACTTTATAGCCAGTTAGATTTTTGGTTAGTTTGTGATGAGAAAATCCATCTTTTTCCGAAGATTCCATTTTTAATAGGGCGTGATTTTAAACACGGTGAAATGGATTGTTACACGTTATTTAGAGATTTTTACTGCTTATCTAGTTGTAATTTACCAGACTTTGAACGAGACGATTACTGGTGGGAAAATGGCTTTAATCTCTACCTAGATAACATGGCAAAACACGGTTTTGAGCAAGTAAAAGAACCACAAATAGGCGATGTTATTTTAATCAATATCGGGGCTGATGTACCCAATCACGCAGCAATTTATGTCGGTCATCAAATGGTACTTCATCATGCACCAAAACGATTATCTAAGCGTGATTTGTATGATGGATATTGGCTTAAACACACTCATAGTATTTGGAGATATAACGCATGGTCAACGTTAGATTTTACGGCAGCCTTAAACAGTTTGGATCTGAATTTAGGCTAG
- a CDS encoding phage minor tail protein L, whose amino-acid sequence MPSLISNAFKLDLAKLEQNALIELFEVDLRGLKDNDGMNGELYRFYAGTNEKSQSIVWQGKTFEPFAVKADGFEMSGNGPSNRPTLTLGNINGFITALCNRFDQCLGGIVRRRLVYMHYLDAVNFTNGNKKADPTQEALSYFVIEQLSSLNRDIAQFTLALPSETDNALIGARMITATCSWLYRSVECGYTGGAVADEKDQPTIDPQKDKCSGLLTGCKLRNNTHNYGGFVSVDKLG is encoded by the coding sequence ATGCCATCCTTAATTAGCAACGCATTTAAACTTGACCTCGCCAAACTCGAACAAAATGCGCTCATTGAGTTGTTCGAGGTTGATTTGCGAGGATTGAAAGATAATGACGGTATGAATGGTGAGCTGTATCGCTTTTATGCTGGCACTAATGAAAAATCACAATCTATCGTATGGCAAGGTAAAACATTTGAGCCATTTGCTGTGAAAGCTGATGGTTTTGAAATGTCAGGTAATGGCCCAAGTAATCGACCAACTCTCACGCTGGGAAATATTAACGGATTTATTACCGCACTTTGTAACCGCTTTGATCAATGTTTGGGTGGGATTGTCAGACGAAGATTAGTCTATATGCACTATCTTGATGCGGTTAATTTTACAAATGGCAATAAAAAAGCAGATCCAACGCAAGAGGCGTTAAGTTACTTTGTGATTGAGCAATTATCCTCATTAAATCGAGATATTGCTCAATTTACACTGGCGTTACCATCTGAAACCGACAACGCGTTAATTGGTGCAAGAATGATTACTGCCACTTGTAGTTGGTTATACCGTAGCGTTGAGTGTGGCTATACAGGTGGAGCAGTCGCAGATGAAAAAGATCAGCCAACCATAGATCCTCAAAAGGATAAGTGCAGCGGATTATTGACTGGATGTAAATTGCGAAACAATACACATAACTATGGCGGATTTGTTAGCGTTGATAAGTTGGGGTAA
- a CDS encoding phage tail protein has translation MMETFKWCVRPNYSVDNEPNISEVVFGDGYTQRRLNGINALLKTYSVVIKVRNKSAPDVLSFFERHQGIKPFYFIDPLTKQLKKVICKKWPAKVDQSYTEITCDFKEEP, from the coding sequence ATGATGGAAACATTTAAATGGTGTGTTCGACCTAATTATAGTGTAGATAACGAGCCAAATATTAGTGAGGTAGTGTTTGGCGATGGTTATACACAGCGCAGATTGAATGGTATCAATGCTTTGCTTAAAACTTATTCTGTTGTCATTAAGGTGCGAAATAAAAGCGCTCCCGATGTTTTATCATTTTTCGAGCGCCATCAAGGGATCAAACCTTTTTACTTTATCGATCCTTTAACAAAACAACTTAAAAAAGTGATTTGTAAAAAGTGGCCTGCAAAGGTGGATCAATCTTATACAGAAATCACCTGTGATTTTAAAGAGGAGCCATAA